The following coding sequences lie in one Acidobacteriota bacterium genomic window:
- a CDS encoding glutathione S-transferase family protein: protein MADDAMTVTPQFKKECSPTGEYLRQESAFRRSVKAEAGRYHLYVSYACPWAHRAIIVRKLKGLEDAISLSVVDPIRDERGWTFGDTGGEFADPINGFKFLMEAYQATDASFDGRPSVPVLWDKKEGVIVNNESAEVIRMLDCEFHDLGNRTVDLYPVDHHEEIDRINKRVYREINNGVYRCGFATTQRAYDRAFDTLFSALDWVESLLAERRFLVGDVCTEADWRLFTTLVRFDAVYVGHFKCNLRRIADYPHLSRYLAELVAVPGVAETINMDHIKRHYYVTHRAINPTEIVPKGPELSF, encoded by the coding sequence ATGGCAGATGACGCAATGACGGTGACTCCCCAGTTCAAGAAGGAATGTTCGCCCACTGGCGAGTATCTACGGCAAGAGAGTGCGTTCCGCCGCTCGGTGAAGGCCGAGGCCGGCCGCTATCATCTTTATGTCAGTTACGCCTGCCCCTGGGCTCACCGCGCCATCATCGTCCGCAAGCTGAAAGGTCTAGAGGATGCGATCTCGTTGTCCGTGGTGGACCCAATCCGCGACGAGCGAGGCTGGACGTTCGGGGACACCGGCGGTGAGTTCGCCGACCCGATCAATGGGTTCAAGTTTCTGATGGAGGCCTACCAGGCCACCGATGCTTCCTTCGATGGCCGTCCCAGCGTTCCTGTGCTGTGGGACAAGAAGGAAGGCGTCATCGTCAACAACGAGTCGGCGGAAGTGATCCGGATGTTGGACTGCGAGTTCCACGATCTGGGCAATCGAACGGTGGATCTCTATCCGGTGGATCATCACGAAGAGATCGATCGGATCAACAAGCGGGTCTATCGCGAGATCAACAACGGCGTCTATCGTTGCGGGTTTGCGACGACGCAACGGGCCTATGATCGGGCGTTCGATACGTTGTTTTCTGCGTTGGACTGGGTCGAGTCGTTGCTGGCGGAGCGACGCTTCCTTGTCGGCGACGTCTGCACCGAGGCGGACTGGCGGTTGTTCACGACGCTGGTTCGGTTTGACGCGGTCTATGTGGGGCACTTCAAGTGCAACTTGCGGCGGATCGCGGACTATCCGCATCTGTCACGGTATCTGGCGGAGTTGGTCGCGGTGCCGGGGGTGGCGGAGACCATCAACATGGATCACATCAAGCGGCATTACTACGTGACGCATCGGGCGATCAATCCGACGGAGATTGTGCCGAAGGGGCCGGAGTTGTCTTTTTAG
- a CDS encoding serine/threonine-protein phosphatase has product MTSATNQPSFFDLVPGRATLLFFIAVFFIFAPVALLPISMSEPVPEIGWMALIWALSGGVAVSWAATFTFSRWCIAGIVFFQLGMILAFGLARVRGTVSWEGVATTAAIVAGYVLFVVFITGQGRTTLRLKTEMELARQIHETLAPPISTQSDRFEVHGVSIASSEMGGDLIDVVEHGRGTDIFVADVSGHGVRAGVVMGMVKSAFRALLQSPRPLGETLTGLNALLEQVTTSEMYTTFAGVRVPREGGGLEFAVAGHSGVLHYRPGVKEPAKLGSRHLPLGLFPQSCSTDTVDVEPGDLLAAYTDGLNETEDASGEQLGNAVIETTIGERRDQPLEQIAEAVLQLTRAHGAQDDDRSLLLVRLR; this is encoded by the coding sequence ATGACTTCTGCCACGAATCAGCCCAGCTTTTTCGATCTCGTCCCTGGCCGAGCTACGTTGCTGTTCTTCATTGCGGTCTTCTTCATCTTCGCTCCGGTGGCGTTGTTGCCGATCTCGATGTCGGAACCGGTTCCCGAGATCGGTTGGATGGCGTTGATCTGGGCTCTGTCCGGCGGAGTCGCCGTCTCCTGGGCGGCGACTTTCACGTTTTCGCGATGGTGCATCGCCGGCATCGTTTTCTTTCAACTGGGCATGATCCTCGCCTTCGGTCTGGCTCGAGTTCGCGGCACGGTGTCCTGGGAAGGCGTGGCCACGACCGCGGCGATCGTCGCCGGCTACGTGCTGTTCGTCGTGTTCATCACCGGCCAAGGTCGCACCACGCTGCGCCTCAAGACGGAGATGGAGCTGGCCCGGCAGATCCACGAGACGCTTGCACCTCCGATCAGCACGCAGAGCGACCGTTTCGAGGTTCATGGCGTGTCGATCGCCTCGAGCGAAATGGGTGGCGACCTGATCGACGTGGTCGAGCACGGACGAGGGACCGACATCTTCGTCGCCGACGTCTCGGGGCATGGCGTTCGCGCCGGCGTCGTGATGGGGATGGTCAAATCGGCCTTTCGTGCGCTGCTGCAGTCGCCGCGACCGCTGGGTGAGACGTTGACCGGGTTGAACGCGCTGCTGGAGCAGGTAACGACGTCCGAGATGTACACCACGTTCGCAGGCGTTCGTGTTCCGCGTGAGGGCGGCGGCCTGGAGTTCGCCGTCGCCGGCCACTCAGGGGTGCTGCACTACCGGCCGGGCGTCAAAGAGCCCGCGAAGCTCGGCAGCCGGCATCTCCCGCTGGGGTTGTTCCCGCAAAGCTGTAGCACGGATACGGTCGACGTAGAGCCCGGCGATCTGCTCGCGGCCTACACGGACGGCCTCAATGAGACCGAAGACGCGAGTGGTGAACAGCTCGGGAACGCCGTGATCGAGACGACCATCGGGGAGCGTCGCGACCAGCCGCTAGAGCAAATCGCTGAGGCCGTGCTGCAGCTGACCCGGGCCCACGGGGCGCAGGACGACGATCGCTCGCTGCTGCTCGTGCGACTTCGCTAG
- a CDS encoding chaperone NapD yields the protein MNVSGILVVVSVTDVGSSVERLAALPGVDVHHIDEETGRIIVTQEAESVHDEVECLKTLKRLPGVILAEMVHHNFEDDRKVFDDIPTVPTMLRD from the coding sequence ATGAATGTGTCTGGAATTCTGGTGGTTGTCTCGGTGACCGACGTCGGCTCGTCGGTCGAGAGGCTGGCGGCACTACCCGGTGTCGATGTGCATCACATCGACGAGGAGACCGGGCGGATCATCGTCACCCAGGAAGCCGAATCGGTCCACGATGAGGTCGAGTGTCTGAAGACGCTCAAGAGATTGCCCGGTGTAATCCTGGCCGAGATGGTTCACCACAATTTTGAGGATGACCGCAAAGTGTTCGACGACATTCCTACCGTGCCGACGATGCTTCGGGATTGA
- the napA gene encoding nitrate reductase catalytic subunit NapA: protein MDRKRRDFLKASVAASAAVAIGLPMTSEALAKAGSAELGWRWDKGVCRFCGTGCGILIGTKDGRVVGTKGDPDAPVNRGLNCVKGYFNGKIQYGKDRLTRPLLRMTDGKFDKQGEFTPVSWERAYDEMELQFKKHYEKLGPAGVAIMGSGQYTIQEGYAATKLMKAGFRSNNIDPNARHCMASAVVGFIQTFGIDEPSGNYDDIEQTDTIITWGGNMAEMHPILWSRAADRKLSDPERVKVVNLTTVSNECSNLADLEIVFKPGTDLAIWNYVAREIVKREAWDDAFVKKHCVFATGPYDIGYGMRATDKFAMDAEKDTLAKELEVTLDKYEAIAQRKTPGEKIKQTHTKKSVKHWMISFDEFKKGVEPYTLGFVAELSKGDVDESLDSYSKKLKQLADLYIEKNRKAVSFWTMGFNQHYRGSWVNEQAYMVHLLLGKQAQPGNGAFSLTGQPSACGTAREVGTFAHRLPADMVVTNPGHRARSEKLWNLPDKTLNPKVGSHITKIMRDLEDGQVGFAWVQVNNPFQATANANHWISAAREMDNFIVVSDPYPTISGKVADLILPSAMIFEKWGGYGNAERRTQLWREQVPPPGEARSDVWQVLEFAKRFKLSEVWGQKNVPGLSADGFADGELPDVLLAAEEMGYTGDSTLYDVLFATETNKSVAWPDPVAGGHDNSTVKVMDGDKWFVEKALFEEYAAFGRGHQHDLASFDVYYQDDVRGLKWPVVDGKETQWRFNEQYDPYVTKGAGFEFYGKALKALPTGNLDGVTDPEKQKLTGKAKIFFRPYAAPPEQPDDNYDLWLSTGRVLEHWHTGTMTRRVPELHRAVPAAQVFMHPTDAKGRELARNDVAWVESRRGKVKAVVETQGRNRPPKGYTFVPFFDEAVFINKVTLDATCPLSKEIDFKKCAVKIYKA, encoded by the coding sequence ATGGATCGGAAACGTCGAGACTTTCTGAAGGCTAGTGTCGCCGCCAGTGCCGCAGTCGCCATCGGACTGCCCATGACCTCCGAGGCCCTGGCGAAGGCCGGATCCGCCGAGTTGGGCTGGCGATGGGACAAAGGCGTCTGTCGTTTCTGTGGCACCGGGTGCGGGATTCTGATCGGAACCAAGGACGGTCGGGTCGTGGGTACCAAGGGCGACCCCGACGCACCGGTTAACCGTGGTCTGAACTGCGTCAAGGGCTACTTCAACGGCAAGATCCAGTACGGCAAGGACCGTCTGACCCGGCCGCTATTGCGTATGACCGACGGCAAGTTCGACAAGCAGGGCGAGTTCACACCGGTGAGCTGGGAGCGGGCCTACGACGAGATGGAGCTGCAGTTCAAGAAGCATTACGAAAAGCTCGGCCCCGCAGGCGTCGCCATCATGGGCTCGGGTCAATACACAATTCAGGAAGGTTACGCTGCGACCAAACTGATGAAGGCCGGTTTCCGCAGTAACAACATCGACCCCAACGCCCGGCATTGTATGGCGTCTGCGGTCGTCGGTTTCATCCAGACCTTCGGTATCGACGAGCCCTCCGGCAACTACGACGACATCGAGCAGACCGACACGATCATCACCTGGGGCGGCAACATGGCCGAGATGCACCCGATTCTGTGGTCCCGCGCCGCAGACCGAAAGCTCTCGGATCCCGAGCGAGTGAAGGTCGTCAACCTGACAACGGTCAGCAACGAGTGCTCGAACCTCGCCGATCTCGAGATCGTGTTCAAACCCGGTACCGACCTGGCGATCTGGAATTACGTGGCACGGGAGATCGTCAAGCGCGAGGCCTGGGATGACGCGTTCGTCAAGAAGCATTGCGTCTTCGCCACCGGTCCTTACGACATCGGCTATGGCATGCGAGCGACCGACAAGTTTGCCATGGATGCCGAGAAGGACACCCTGGCCAAGGAACTCGAGGTCACCCTCGACAAGTACGAGGCAATTGCCCAACGCAAGACACCCGGCGAGAAAATCAAACAGACCCACACCAAGAAATCGGTCAAACATTGGATGATCAGCTTCGACGAATTTAAGAAGGGCGTCGAGCCGTACACGTTAGGGTTTGTCGCTGAGCTTTCGAAGGGTGATGTCGATGAATCTCTCGACTCATACAGCAAGAAGCTGAAGCAACTAGCCGATCTCTACATCGAGAAAAATCGCAAGGCCGTATCGTTCTGGACGATGGGCTTCAACCAGCACTACCGAGGCAGCTGGGTCAACGAGCAGGCCTACATGGTTCACCTGCTACTCGGAAAACAGGCTCAGCCGGGCAACGGCGCCTTCTCACTGACCGGCCAACCGTCGGCCTGTGGCACGGCTCGGGAGGTCGGAACGTTTGCCCATCGATTGCCTGCGGACATGGTGGTGACCAATCCGGGGCATCGCGCGCGTTCCGAGAAGTTATGGAATCTTCCGGACAAGACACTCAACCCCAAGGTCGGCAGCCACATCACCAAGATCATGCGGGATCTCGAAGATGGGCAGGTTGGTTTCGCCTGGGTGCAGGTCAATAACCCGTTCCAGGCCACGGCAAACGCCAACCACTGGATCAGTGCCGCACGGGAGATGGACAATTTCATCGTTGTATCCGACCCCTACCCGACGATCTCGGGCAAGGTCGCCGATTTGATCTTGCCCTCGGCGATGATCTTCGAGAAATGGGGCGGCTACGGCAATGCCGAACGCAGGACCCAGTTGTGGCGCGAGCAGGTCCCACCCCCTGGCGAGGCGCGCAGCGACGTCTGGCAGGTCCTGGAATTTGCGAAGCGATTCAAACTCTCCGAGGTCTGGGGTCAGAAGAACGTTCCCGGCCTGTCGGCAGATGGTTTCGCAGACGGCGAACTTCCGGACGTGCTACTTGCGGCGGAGGAAATGGGTTACACCGGCGACAGCACGTTGTACGACGTCCTCTTCGCTACCGAAACCAACAAGTCAGTCGCCTGGCCCGATCCGGTGGCCGGAGGACACGACAACAGCACGGTCAAGGTGATGGACGGCGACAAGTGGTTCGTCGAGAAAGCACTGTTCGAGGAGTACGCCGCGTTTGGTCGCGGACACCAGCACGACCTGGCGTCGTTTGATGTCTACTATCAAGACGATGTCCGCGGTCTCAAATGGCCCGTCGTCGACGGCAAGGAGACCCAGTGGCGATTCAACGAACAGTACGATCCCTACGTGACGAAGGGCGCCGGTTTCGAGTTTTATGGAAAGGCCTTGAAGGCGCTGCCGACTGGAAACCTGGACGGCGTGACCGATCCCGAGAAGCAAAAGCTCACCGGTAAGGCGAAGATCTTTTTCCGACCCTATGCCGCGCCACCCGAGCAACCAGACGACAACTATGACCTGTGGCTATCCACCGGGCGTGTACTCGAGCATTGGCACACAGGCACGATGACTCGGCGGGTGCCGGAGCTGCACCGCGCCGTGCCGGCGGCGCAGGTCTTCATGCACCCCACCGACGCGAAAGGCCGGGAACTGGCCCGCAACGACGTCGCCTGGGTCGAGTCACGCCGCGGCAAGGTCAAGGCGGTGGTCGAGACCCAGGGGCGCAACCGGCCACCGAAGGGTTACACCTTCGTTCCGTTCTTTGACGAGGCAGTCTTCATTAACAAGGTCACACTCGATGCGACCTGCCCGCTGTCAAAGGAAATCGACTTCAAGAAATGTGCGGTGAAGATCTACAAGGCGTGA
- a CDS encoding nitrate reductase cytochrome c-type subunit, which yields MKPRNLYPILIMIVLVVLLQACAGTQIDQTVTVIDDELGLSKESVFSTPDPIVAMSTRLEPGENELLGAYFSKAPPLIAHNIEDLLPIMIDENYCMGCHELYDEIGDEVAPEDPTPMPISHYTDKRHNPGDATPDVVGAYFVCTQCHVPQTDAAPLVPNTYRQ from the coding sequence ATGAAACCCCGCAACCTGTATCCGATTCTCATCATGATCGTTCTGGTCGTGCTGCTCCAGGCCTGCGCCGGCACGCAGATAGATCAGACGGTGACGGTGATCGATGATGAACTCGGTCTCAGTAAGGAAAGCGTCTTCTCTACACCTGATCCGATCGTCGCGATGAGCACGAGGTTGGAGCCGGGTGAAAACGAGCTACTCGGCGCATACTTCTCGAAGGCGCCGCCCCTGATCGCCCACAATATTGAAGATCTGCTGCCAATCATGATCGACGAGAATTACTGCATGGGTTGTCACGAACTCTACGACGAGATCGGTGACGAGGTCGCTCCCGAAGATCCGACGCCGATGCCGATAAGCCACTACACCGACAAACGTCACAACCCCGGCGACGCCACCCCGGATGTCGTCGGCGCCTATTTTGTCTGTACTCAGTGCCACGTACCGCAAACCGATGCAGCACCGTTGGTACCCAACACCTACCGGCAATGA
- a CDS encoding protein kinase: protein MNFEAGQTVSHYKILNRLGSGGMGVVYEAEDQNLGRRVALKFLSAEMEKDSQSLERFQREARAASSLNHPGICAVYAIERHDNLLFIVMELLEGETLSKLMGPKPLELERFFTMAIQLADAMESAHSKGIVHRDIKPANVVVNSKDQIKILDFGLAKVDSSPGLQRMTPADDETVADSANLTAAGTVIGTVAYMSPEQARGKLTDARTDLFSLGTMLYQMATGVLPFEGETSAVVFDAILNRNPPPLTQTNSALPQELNRILDKALEKDRNLRYQTATDLKTDLARLKRDLDSGTRQAEELTTSRGGTTTTKCALAVLYFENLSRAQEDEYFRDGITEDIITELSKISGVNVFSRPTVLAFRDKQVTPAQIGQQISATHVLAGSLRRAGDRLRINAQLIDTKTDFPLWSERYDREMKDVFEVQDEIARKIADAMSITLSPQEQEAIATKPTDSLQAYDMYLKGKSYARRLTRQDMDFALQMYESAVAQDPKFALAYAAIANVCAQYQGSFGSNTNLLDRAQEAAKIAAELQPAQPEVLVAQAWVYYALNKYEASLAAVRTAIERKPDCEGAYYLLVRALFAAGFYQEVANMSEAALESAGPDYNVYVPVCNALSALGKTDAVKNVRERFIQTLEKHLQVVPEDARARILLSGDYAEQGRVEDAMREANLAMVLRPDEAAVLYNAACTFCSLNKRAEAMDALRKAHSSGMTDPVWTRRDPDLNMLHGDPEFEELFPETDAS, encoded by the coding sequence ATGAACTTTGAGGCCGGGCAGACCGTCTCCCACTACAAGATCCTGAACCGTCTGGGTAGTGGGGGGATGGGCGTCGTCTACGAGGCCGAGGATCAGAACCTCGGTCGTCGTGTGGCGCTGAAGTTTCTTTCGGCCGAGATGGAGAAGGACTCCCAGTCGTTGGAGCGGTTCCAGCGCGAGGCCCGTGCCGCGTCGTCGCTGAATCACCCCGGTATTTGCGCGGTCTATGCCATCGAGCGTCACGACAATCTTCTGTTCATCGTGATGGAGTTGTTGGAAGGGGAGACCCTTTCCAAATTGATGGGCCCCAAGCCCCTGGAGCTGGAGCGGTTCTTCACCATGGCGATCCAACTTGCGGATGCCATGGAGTCGGCCCACTCGAAGGGGATCGTTCATCGCGACATCAAGCCGGCCAATGTCGTGGTCAACAGCAAGGATCAGATCAAGATCCTCGATTTCGGTCTGGCCAAGGTCGACTCGTCTCCGGGACTCCAGAGAATGACGCCGGCCGACGATGAAACCGTCGCCGACTCCGCCAACCTGACCGCCGCCGGGACCGTCATCGGCACGGTGGCCTACATGTCGCCGGAGCAGGCTCGGGGCAAGCTGACCGATGCCCGCACCGACCTGTTTTCACTCGGGACGATGCTGTATCAGATGGCGACGGGGGTCTTGCCGTTCGAGGGCGAGACCTCGGCCGTTGTCTTTGACGCGATCCTCAATCGCAACCCTCCGCCGCTGACCCAGACCAACTCGGCCTTACCGCAAGAGCTGAACAGGATTCTGGACAAGGCGCTGGAGAAGGATCGCAACCTGCGTTACCAGACGGCGACGGACCTCAAGACCGACCTGGCCCGATTAAAACGGGATCTGGATTCGGGGACCCGGCAGGCGGAAGAGCTAACCACCTCACGTGGCGGAACGACGACCACCAAGTGTGCGCTGGCCGTGCTTTACTTTGAGAATCTCAGCCGGGCGCAGGAAGACGAGTACTTCAGAGACGGCATCACCGAGGACATCATCACCGAGCTGTCGAAGATCAGTGGCGTGAACGTCTTCTCGCGGCCGACCGTCCTCGCCTTCCGCGACAAGCAGGTGACACCGGCCCAGATCGGGCAACAGATCTCGGCGACCCATGTGCTTGCCGGAAGTCTGCGGCGGGCCGGCGATCGATTGAGGATCAACGCCCAGCTGATCGATACCAAGACCGACTTCCCGTTGTGGTCCGAACGCTACGACCGAGAGATGAAGGACGTCTTCGAGGTCCAGGACGAGATCGCTCGAAAGATCGCCGACGCCATGAGCATCACCCTCAGCCCGCAAGAGCAAGAGGCGATCGCGACCAAGCCCACCGATTCCTTGCAGGCCTACGACATGTACCTGAAGGGCAAGAGCTACGCCCGTCGCCTGACACGACAGGACATGGACTTCGCCCTGCAGATGTACGAGAGCGCGGTGGCGCAGGATCCGAAGTTTGCGCTGGCCTACGCCGCCATCGCCAACGTCTGCGCCCAGTACCAGGGTAGCTTCGGTAGCAATACGAATCTGTTGGACCGGGCCCAGGAGGCCGCGAAGATTGCGGCGGAGCTACAGCCGGCACAACCGGAAGTGCTGGTCGCCCAGGCCTGGGTCTACTACGCACTGAACAAGTACGAGGCGTCATTGGCGGCGGTACGGACCGCCATCGAGCGCAAGCCCGATTGCGAGGGCGCGTATTACCTGCTTGTGCGCGCGTTGTTCGCTGCCGGCTTCTATCAGGAAGTCGCCAACATGAGCGAGGCGGCGCTCGAGTCTGCCGGACCCGACTACAACGTCTACGTCCCGGTCTGCAACGCGCTCAGCGCGCTGGGCAAGACCGACGCCGTCAAGAATGTTCGCGAGCGGTTCATCCAGACTCTCGAGAAACATCTGCAGGTTGTCCCGGAGGATGCCCGTGCGCGAATCCTGCTGTCCGGCGACTACGCCGAACAGGGTCGCGTGGAAGATGCCATGCGCGAGGCCAACCTGGCGATGGTGCTGCGTCCCGACGAGGCCGCCGTGCTGTACAACGCGGCGTGTACGTTCTGTAGTCTGAACAAACGGGCCGAGGCGATGGATGCGTTGCGGAAGGCGCACAGCTCCGGGATGACGGATCCGGTGTGGACGCGACGAGACCCGGATCTGAACATGTTGCACGGGGATCCGGAGTTTGAAGAGCTGTTTCCGGAGACGGACGCGTCCTAA
- a CDS encoding formate--tetrahydrofolate ligase, with product MPTDNEIARSAVTRPISEIAEGLSLTGEDIRLFGTDVAKVDPAVLRRPRPRKKPNRLILVSAMTPTKAGEGKTTTSIGLAQGLASLGESVCLALREPSLGPAFGMKGGATGGGRAQVVPRERVNLHFTGDFHAITSAHNLLAAVLDNHIYFGNQLRIDPRRILWRRVMDMNDRALRNTIVGLGGHKQGVPRETGFDITAASEVMAMLCLAENENDMRARLDRILVAFGYEGEPITAEKLQASGAMLALLRDALWPNLVQTLEGVPVFVHGGPFANIAHGCNSVIATRMAMHLSDWAVTEAGFGFDLGAEKFFDIKCRKAKLDTAAVVLVATIRALKLHGGAASRTLARPDPEKVAAGLPNLEKHIENIHQFGENPVIALNQFGDDTDEEIDVVRRRCQELGIPFAVSNHHAGGGKAAEELARVVMQQAEIHSDPFAPLYELEDTVKDKILAVTKKMYGAKDVVFTKDAMRDLKDARRLGYNKLPICIAKTPASLSDDPKLRGRPDDFVVTVRGLQINAGAGFLVVLTGDILRMPGLPRKPIAEAVDLRDGEIVGLT from the coding sequence ATGCCAACAGATAATGAGATCGCACGTTCTGCCGTTACCCGTCCGATTAGCGAGATCGCCGAAGGGCTAAGCCTGACCGGCGAAGACATCCGTCTCTTTGGGACCGATGTGGCCAAGGTCGATCCGGCCGTCCTGCGACGACCCCGGCCCCGCAAGAAACCCAACCGGCTGATCCTTGTCTCGGCGATGACGCCGACCAAGGCCGGCGAGGGAAAGACCACCACCAGCATCGGCCTGGCACAGGGACTTGCCAGTCTCGGCGAGTCGGTCTGCCTGGCCCTTCGCGAGCCCTCTCTGGGGCCGGCGTTCGGCATGAAGGGCGGCGCCACCGGTGGCGGTCGCGCCCAGGTCGTCCCTCGTGAGCGAGTCAATCTGCACTTCACCGGTGACTTCCACGCCATCACCTCGGCCCACAACCTGCTGGCCGCAGTGCTGGACAACCACATCTACTTCGGCAACCAACTTCGCATCGATCCACGACGCATCCTCTGGCGACGCGTCATGGACATGAACGATCGGGCGCTGCGGAACACGATCGTGGGTCTTGGCGGTCACAAGCAGGGCGTGCCACGGGAGACCGGCTTTGACATCACCGCCGCCTCCGAGGTGATGGCGATGCTCTGTCTGGCCGAGAATGAAAACGACATGCGGGCGCGACTGGATCGGATCCTGGTGGCGTTCGGCTACGAGGGTGAGCCGATCACCGCCGAGAAGCTGCAAGCCTCCGGTGCGATGCTTGCGCTGTTGCGTGACGCGCTGTGGCCCAACCTGGTGCAGACCCTCGAAGGGGTACCGGTGTTCGTCCATGGCGGTCCGTTTGCCAATATCGCCCATGGTTGTAACAGCGTCATCGCCACGCGGATGGCGATGCATCTATCGGACTGGGCCGTGACCGAGGCAGGCTTTGGGTTTGACCTGGGCGCCGAGAAGTTCTTCGACATCAAGTGTCGCAAGGCCAAGCTGGACACCGCGGCGGTGGTGCTTGTCGCGACCATCCGGGCGCTGAAGCTTCACGGCGGTGCGGCCAGTCGGACGCTGGCCCGACCGGATCCCGAGAAAGTCGCCGCCGGCCTGCCAAACCTCGAAAAACATATCGAAAACATCCATCAGTTCGGCGAAAACCCGGTCATCGCGTTGAATCAGTTCGGCGACGACACCGATGAAGAGATCGACGTGGTCCGTCGTCGTTGTCAGGAGCTTGGCATCCCGTTCGCGGTCTCCAATCACCACGCCGGCGGCGGCAAGGCGGCTGAAGAACTTGCCAGGGTCGTCATGCAGCAGGCCGAGATCCACAGCGACCCGTTCGCGCCTCTGTACGAACTGGAAGACACGGTCAAGGACAAGATCCTCGCCGTGACGAAGAAGATGTACGGCGCCAAGGACGTCGTCTTCACCAAGGACGCCATGCGGGACCTGAAGGACGCACGACGGCTGGGCTACAACAAGCTGCCGATCTGTATCGCCAAGACGCCGGCATCGCTATCGGACGATCCGAAGCTCCGTGGACGCCCCGACGATTTTGTCGTGACGGTCCGTGGATTGCAGATCAACGCCGGTGCCGGGTTCCTGGTGGTGTTGACCGGCGACATCTTGCGGATGCCGGGCTTGCCGCGTAAGCCGATCGCCGAGGCGGTCGATCTACGCGATGGCGAGATTGTTGGACTGACCTGA
- a CDS encoding ABC transporter ATP-binding protein, with product MRNLVRLFQMGDEQIRAVDDLDLQVEPGEFVAIMGASGSGKSTLMNLLGCLDTPTSGQYVLGGQPVSEMEDDQLAEIRNSEIGFVFQEFNLLERLTAAQNVELPLVYAKVPPVERVERAKAMLARVGLSERIEHRPNQLSGGQRQRVAIARALVHKPTLLLADEPTGNLDSESSEEIMGLFDALHQQGNTMVMVTHDSEIAERANRQIRMRDGKIVEDTRA from the coding sequence ATGCGAAACCTCGTCCGGCTGTTCCAGATGGGCGACGAGCAGATACGAGCCGTCGACGATCTCGACCTGCAGGTAGAACCGGGCGAATTCGTCGCCATCATGGGTGCCTCCGGTTCCGGAAAATCCACCCTGATGAATCTGCTCGGTTGTCTGGACACCCCCACCTCAGGTCAGTACGTCCTGGGCGGTCAGCCCGTCAGCGAGATGGAAGACGACCAGTTGGCGGAGATTCGCAACAGCGAAATCGGCTTTGTGTTTCAGGAGTTCAATCTTCTCGAACGACTGACGGCGGCACAGAACGTCGAACTGCCGCTGGTCTATGCAAAGGTGCCACCGGTTGAACGTGTCGAGCGTGCGAAAGCAATGCTCGCGCGGGTGGGTCTTTCCGAACGGATCGAGCATCGACCCAACCAACTCTCCGGTGGACAGCGGCAACGCGTCGCCATCGCAAGGGCCCTGGTCCACAAGCCGACCTTACTGCTTGCCGACGAGCCGACCGGCAACCTGGACAGCGAGTCATCGGAAGAGATCATGGGTCTATTCGACGCCCTGCACCAACAGGGCAACACCATGGTGATGGTGACCCATGACTCGGAGATCGCGGAGCGCGCGAATCGCCAGATTCGGATGCGTGATGGAAAAATCGTGGAGGACACCCGTGCGTAG